The genomic region CGCCGTTCCAGCGCCGCATCGCGTCCGGCCGCTGCCAGGGTCCGTCGTCGTGCATCGACTCGGCCGCCACCAGCAGGCGGCCGGCGCCGAGCGCCGGCGAGGCGGCGGCCAGGACGCGGCCGTGTCCATACGAGCCACCTTCGATCCGCACGAGCGAACGGTCGAGCACGTTGAGGTAGTGGACCTTGACGCGGCCGGCCGCGGAGAAGTCGCCGCCGTCGGCGGCAGCGGGTCCCTTCCGGTACTGCACGCCGCTGACGAGTTCTGGGATCAGGAAGTTCATGTCGGCGTAGCCCTGACCGTGGCCGTGCGTCGGCAGGTTCACGGGCATGCCGGCCACCGACAGCGAGAGGTCGGTGCCGTGGTCGATGTTGAAGCCGCGCAGGTAGTACTGCGTCGCTTTCCCTTCGCCGCTGTGCTGGCTGACGGCCAGGCCGGGCACGCTTTCGAGCGTATCCGCGGGACGGCGTGCCGCCCGCCCCGTGAGCTCGGCGGGCGTGATGATGCCCGTGCTGGCCGCGTCGGCCACGCCCAGGAGCTCGTCGCGCCCGGTCACGGCGGCCAGGCTCCTGAAGGTCCGCGTGCCGCTCACGACGACGGAGGCGGAGGCAGCGACGTCGAGCACGGCGTCGGGCGCCGTCACGTGTCCGGCCGGCACGTCCACGCCGCGGCGGATCACGGTGACGAACCCCGGAAACGAGAACCGCAATCGGTACGCGCCCGGAGACACGCCCTCGAACGTGTAGCGGCCGACGCCGTCGGTGCGCGCGGTCGCCTGCGCCGCGTCGCCGTCGAGCTCCACGAGCACGCCGGGCAACGGCAGCGCCGTCGCATCGACGACGCGCCCCTCCAGGCGGCCGGCGTGAGCCGGCTGCGCGCCGGCCACCAGCGCGCCGGCGTGAAGAGCGAGCACGAGGACGGTTCCGGCGGCGGCGAGGCGCCGTCGCCGGACAGGAACGATGAGCCGGGCGGAACCGGAACGGGTCATGGCGTACCAGGGAGAGGGCAGCGCGGGTCAGCGCCCGCCGCGTCCTTCCGTTCTACGGACGGCGGAGGACGGCGGATGTCGACGGCCCACAATCCGCAGGCGCCCCGCGGCCGTAGTCACCAGCCGAGGAGACCTGTCATGACACGCTTGCTCGCACGATCCACACTGGCCGCGGCGATCGTCGCGGCCCCCCTGGCCGTCTACACCGCGAGTCACCGCGAGGCGCCGATCACGGCGATCGACCGCGCGGCGGACATCACGGACTGGTACACCTTCGTGAGCTACGACGACCCGACGAAGGTCACGATGATCCTGTCGGTCGATCCGTTGCTCGAGCCCGCCAACGGACCGAACTACTTCCCGTTCGACCCGGACATCCTCTACGAGATGAAGGTGGACAACGACAACGACGCCGTCGAGGACGTCACGCTCCAGTTCCGGTTCCAGACCGAGCAGCGGAATCCCGGCGTCTTCACCGGCTTCGTCGGCGGGCTGCTCGGCATTCCGCCCATCACGGCGCTCGACGGCCCGGGCTCCGACGGCCTGGGCCTGCGGCAGACGTATTCGGTCACGGCCGTGCTCGGGGGCCAGACGTTCAACCTGAGCGGCAACCGGAAGCTGTACGCCGTCCCGTCCAACGTCGGCCCGCGCACCATGCCGAACTATCAGGCCCTGTACGACCAGGGCATCTACGACCTCGGCAACGGCATCCGTGTCTTCGCCGGCACGACCGACGATCCCTTCTACATCGACCTCGGCGCGGCCTTCGACTCGCTGAACTTCCGGACCGCCGCCGGCGGCGGCGTGCTGTCGCCGGCCGACGACGCCGGCACGACCAACGTCGCCCCCGACGACGTCGCCGGCTACAACGTGAACACGATCGCGATCGAGATCCCCACCCGCTTCCTGACGCGCGACTTCCAGACGCACCCGAACACCGACCCGCGCGCGGTGCTCGGCACCTACGGCACGACGTCGCGCCAGCAGATCACGGTGCGCCGCCGGCCCGTGGAGGGCAACGGCCCGATCGGGCAGGGGCCGTGGCGCCAGGTGCAGCGCATGGGCAACCCGCTCATCAACGAGCTGATCATCGGCACGGGCTCCAAGGACCGCTTCAGCATGGACGACCCGCGGCGCGACAGCCAGTTCGTGTCGTTCTTCGCCCGTCCGCTGCTGGCGGACATCTTCGACTCGATCGGCATCCCCGTCCCCTCCGGCCCGCGCTTCGACCTGGCGCCGCTGCTCCTCTACAGCGGACCGACGATCCCCGCGGGCACGCCGGCCGGCCCGGTGGCCGATCTGCTGCGCCTCAACACCGGCATCCCGCCCACGCCGCCGGCGCAGCAGCAGCGGCTCGGCCTGCTGACGCTGCTCGACGGGAACACCGGCAACGACGATCCGGCCGGATTTCCCAACGGACGGCGGCCCGACGACGACGTCACCGACATCGCCGCCCGGGCGGTGGCCGGCATCCTCGCGAACCCGGCGACGTTCGGCACGCGCATCGGCGACGGCGTGAACGGCAACGACATGCCGAAGCAGACGACCTTCCCCTTCGTGCCGCCGGCCCACGACGGGCGCAACAGCCGGCACGTGGATCCGAACGAGCCCGGCTGCACCGGCGTGTGCCCGGGTCTCTAGAGTGCCGAGGGGAGTGACCACCATGACGAGTCGAACCCTGGCGATCGTTGTCGTGGCGGCGGTGGCGGGGAGCGCTCCGGCGCTCCGCGCCCAGCGCGCCGCAGGCACCCAGCCGGCCCGAGGCACATCGGCGCTCCAGGCCCCGCAGCCGCGAGGCGATTCAACGCCCCGCGCCCCCCTGGGGGCGAACGCGCTCGCCGCCGGCCCCGGCACGCCGGCCGAGCGCAAGATCGCACTGGCGAAGGAGAAGATCGCCGGCGCCCCGGACCACGCGCACGGCTTCACCGACCTCGCCCTGGCGCTCACGCAGCGCGCTCGCGAGACGGCCGATCCCCGCTACTACGTCGAAGCGGACGCGATGGTCCAGAAAGCGTTGGAGCTCCAGCCCAACGACTTCGAGGCCCTGAAGGTGCGGACGTGGGCGCTGCTCGGTCAGCACAAGTTCGCGGCGGCACTCGAGCTCGCCACCGCCCTCAACACGCGCGTGCCCGACGACCTGATGGTGTACGGCATGCTCACCGACGCCAACATCGAGCTCGGCCGCTACGACGAGGCCGAGGCGTCGGCCCAGTGGATGCTGGATCTCCGGCCCGGCAACATCCCGGCCTTCACCCGCACGGCCTACCTGCGCGAGCTGTTCGGCGATCTCGAGGGCGCGCTGGAACTGATGACGGGCGTCATGAACCGCATGCCGTTCCAGGAGACCGAGGACCGGGCGTGGGTCCTGACGCAGATCGGCCACCTGGAGCTCCTCCAGGGCAGGCACGACGCCGCGGAGCAGGCATTGCAGCAGGCGCTGGCGCTCTTCCCGGACTATCACTACGCGCTGGGCGGCCTGGCCGACGTGCGGACCGCCCAGAAGCGGTTCCGCGAGGCGGCGGACCTCCAGGCCCGTCGCTACGCGCGCGCGCCGCATCCCGAGAACCTGTACGAGCTGGCCGAGGCCGAGGCGCGGGCCGGTCGTTCTGAGGACGCGGCGGCCAGCTATCGGGCCTTCGAGAAGGGCGCGCTGGCCGAGTCGGCGGGTGACGACAACGCGAACCGCGAGCTCATCGCCTACTACGCCGGGCCCGGGAAGAAGCCGGCGGAGGCGCTGCGGATCGCGGAGCGGGAGATCGCGCGGCGCGGCGACGTCTACACGCGCGACGCCTACGCGTGGGCCCTGTTCAAGAACGGCCGGACGGCCGACGCCCGCAATGAGATCGCGAAGGTGCTCGACGTGGGTGTCCGGCATCCGCGGGTGCTGGAGCACGCGGCCCTCATCCGGGCGGGCGCGCCGAAGGACACCAGCACGGCCAGCGAGACTAGGTCGCCTCGCCGCTGAGAACGCGGCGACGGAACGAGACCGCTGGAGGCCATCGGCGGCGGCCCTGCTGTGGGCCGCCGCCGAC from Vicinamibacterales bacterium harbors:
- a CDS encoding DUF4331 domain-containing protein gives rise to the protein MTRLLARSTLAAAIVAAPLAVYTASHREAPITAIDRAADITDWYTFVSYDDPTKVTMILSVDPLLEPANGPNYFPFDPDILYEMKVDNDNDAVEDVTLQFRFQTEQRNPGVFTGFVGGLLGIPPITALDGPGSDGLGLRQTYSVTAVLGGQTFNLSGNRKLYAVPSNVGPRTMPNYQALYDQGIYDLGNGIRVFAGTTDDPFYIDLGAAFDSLNFRTAAGGGVLSPADDAGTTNVAPDDVAGYNVNTIAIEIPTRFLTRDFQTHPNTDPRAVLGTYGTTSRQQITVRRRPVEGNGPIGQGPWRQVQRMGNPLINELIIGTGSKDRFSMDDPRRDSQFVSFFARPLLADIFDSIGIPVPSGPRFDLAPLLLYSGPTIPAGTPAGPVADLLRLNTGIPPTPPAQQQRLGLLTLLDGNTGNDDPAGFPNGRRPDDDVTDIAARAVAGILANPATFGTRIGDGVNGNDMPKQTTFPFVPPAHDGRNSRHVDPNEPGCTGVCPGL
- a CDS encoding tetratricopeptide repeat protein, which translates into the protein MTSRTLAIVVVAAVAGSAPALRAQRAAGTQPARGTSALQAPQPRGDSTPRAPLGANALAAGPGTPAERKIALAKEKIAGAPDHAHGFTDLALALTQRARETADPRYYVEADAMVQKALELQPNDFEALKVRTWALLGQHKFAAALELATALNTRVPDDLMVYGMLTDANIELGRYDEAEASAQWMLDLRPGNIPAFTRTAYLRELFGDLEGALELMTGVMNRMPFQETEDRAWVLTQIGHLELLQGRHDAAEQALQQALALFPDYHYALGGLADVRTAQKRFREAADLQARRYARAPHPENLYELAEAEARAGRSEDAAASYRAFEKGALAESAGDDNANRELIAYYAGPGKKPAEALRIAEREIARRGDVYTRDAYAWALFKNGRTADARNEIAKVLDVGVRHPRVLEHAALIRAGAPKDTSTASETRSPRR